In Streptomyces rapamycinicus NRRL 5491, the genomic stretch CCCCGTGCCCAGCAGCAGTTGCAGCTGCTCGGACGCCGCTCCCGCCGACGCCGCGCCGGTCAGCAGGCCCAGCACCAGACAGCCCCCCATATTGACCAGGAACGTGCCCCAGGGGAACACCGAGTCGTGCCGTGTCTGCACCGCGCGGTCGGTCAGATAGCGCAGTGGGGCACCGACCATGCCGCCCGCGATCACCAGCAGCCAGTTCACCGGGCCCGCCCCCGGGGGTGCACGATCTCGACCGGGTCGACCACCACGAGGCCGTCACCCACGATCTCCTCCAGCTCGGGCAGGAAGGACCGCACTCGCTCCTCCGTATCGATGATCACAATGGCCATGGGCAGATCCTCGCCGAGCGACAGCAGCCGCGAGGTGTGGATCAGGGACGAGGAGCCGTACCCCTCGACACCGCGGAACACGCTCGCCCCCGCGAGCCCCGCGCGATGGGCGCGGTGCACGATCTCGGCGGACAGCGGTTTGCGGTGCCAGGTGTCGTTCTCGCCGATGAAGACGGTCAGCCGCAGCGCGGGCTCGCCGGTCATCGGGCCGCCCTCCCGCCGGGGCCGCCGCCGTACGCGCCCAGGACGCGCCGGGTCGCCGCCACGGCCGCCCATACGGCCGCCATCGCCACCACGAGCGTGCCCAGCAGATAACCGAAGGCGATCGCGATACGGCCGTCCTGGATCAGCCGGGTGAAGTCCACGGCGTACGTCGAGAAGGTGGTGAAGCCGCCGAGCACACCGGTGCCGAAGAAGGGCCGCACCAGC encodes the following:
- a CDS encoding DUF190 domain-containing protein; this encodes MTGEPALRLTVFIGENDTWHRKPLSAEIVHRAHRAGLAGASVFRGVEGYGSSSLIHTSRLLSLGEDLPMAIVIIDTEERVRSFLPELEEIVGDGLVVVDPVEIVHPRGRAR
- the crcB gene encoding fluoride efflux transporter CrcB: MNWLLVIAGGMVGAPLRYLTDRAVQTRHDSVFPWGTFLVNMGGCLVLGLLTGAASAGAASEQLQLLLGTGLCGALTTYSTFSYETLRLAEEGARLFAVANVGLSLVVGTGAAFAGVGLAHAIWG